The DNA region GAGCAGGCACGATCCAGCGCGGCGGTGCGGGCCGATGTGAAGACTTGGTAGCGGCTGCGTTTTACCGCCGCACAATGGGATCGACTTCAAATTTGGCGCATAGGGTGGACCACATGGATCCCTCCGGATGGATCGCGGCAATCTCGGCGCTTCTAGCGCTGGCGGCGTTGTACTTCACCAGTCAGCAGACGGCCTCGGCGAGGCAGCAGACCGCGTTGCAGCAGCAGATGCGAGAAGACCAGGCCCAACCGTACGTTTGGGCCGACATTCGACCCAATGACGAGTCAATGCACCTCATGATGCTCGTGGTGCACAACGAAGGTCCCACGACAGCCACGGACGTTTCAGTCGCGTTCGATCCGCCGCTTCCTCGCGAGATCGGCGGGTCCGGCAGCTCATCGGAATATCGGATCGTCGGCATGCCACCCGGTCGCACGATGAGATGGCACCTCAACCTGGCGCCTGACTGGCTCAACGGGGCGTCGGCGAAGCGGTTCAAGGTCACCGTCAGATCCAGCGGTCCCTTCGGCGCCGTGCTGCCAATTGCCTACGAGCTCGACGTCGATGAATACCGAAGGGCTTCGGCCACTCCGCCAGGAACGATCAACGGGATCACGAAGCAACTCAAGAAGCTAAACGAGTCGGTCAGGTCGCTGAAATAGACTTCACTACGGCTGCACGGATCGGCGTCACTCAAGACCAGTGCCAAAGCGCCACCTCGCGGGGTCGATTCTTGACCTACGGACTGCGCGCCTCGCGATACTTCAACCGTGTCCGTCATCGCCACTCTGGGAACCACGCTGGCTTCTGGTGTCATCGCCGCAGCCATCGCTATCACTGCTGACAACTGGCGAGGTGATCGCACACGTCGCCGCGAGGGCGAAATCGCGCTGAGGGAGTTCCAACGAGTCCTGGGGACATGTCCGGATACCTCCTGATGGCCGACTCGGTTATCGACGAGACACCTCTTGAGAAGCTGGATTGGCCGGACCTCGCTCAGGCCAGGCGAGCGGCATACCCGTACAGAAATCTCCTTCACCACGACGACAGACGTCTGGTCACGCGCAGCAGCGTCCCGTTCGACGCACATGGAAACCGGCACTACGACTCCCGGCAGCCTGAGGTGAACACATGGGCTGCGGAACTCGATGCAGCGATCGATCGCGCCTTCGCTCCACGCCTCGGACGGATATGGAACCGGCTAGCCCGGCGATCAGATGGCGAGGGACGTTGAGACCAGGCGCCATCGCTGCTGTCTCCGTCTCGCCGCGTCGTTCCGCCGCGTAGAGGCCAGTCGATCCGCCGCGTTTCACGCATCGACCGCGGATACCCACGTACTGCCCCCATCCCCCGCTCACCACGCCGGCGCCACTCTCAATGCTCCTGCGGGCCTTCGCAGGCGCCCTGAGCTGCGCGGGCGCAGGGACCGCTGACGCGGGACACTCCGCGACCGCGCAGACCGCTCCAACGACGACGGCCCGGCCACCGCATCGCGGTGACCGGGCCGTCTCACGCCCTACTGGAATGTCCGCATGACCGATTCCCGGACATTGCTGGCCGAGGTCAGGACATTAGCGACCGATCCAGCGTGGACATTGTTTGGCCGTTGACATCAGCTGCAGCCGCTGGTGCTTCCGCAGCCCTCGCAGACGTAGCAGGAACCGGCGGGACGCATCTTGGTGCCGCAGGTCATGCAGAGCGGGGAGTCCACGGCGTGGCCGCTGATCTTCTCGAGCAGCTCGGCGGTCGTGCGGGCCACCTGGGGAGCGCCGGCGAGGAGGTCCTCACCGTCGTCGGACTCGTCGACCACCTCGGCTGGGGCAGCGGGCTGAGCGGACTCCGCCGGGGCGGGGGTGCCCTTCGCCGTCGGGGCGGCCTCGAGCAGCTCGGAGGCGGCTCCGGTCTCCTCGACGGGCTCGTAGGAGCCGGTCTCCAGGTGGCGCTGACGCTCCTCGGCCGAGTAGATGCCGAGGGCAGCACGCTCGTCGAACGGCAGGTAGTCAAGCGCGAGGCGGCGGAACACGTAGTCCATGATCGACTGGCTCATCCGGACGTCCGGGTCGTCGGTGAGACCGGCAGGCTCGAACCGCAGGTTGGTGAACTTCGAGACGTAGGTCTCCAGCGGCACGCCATACTGCAGGCCGATGCTCACCGCGATCGAGAACGCGTCCATCACGCCGGCCAGGGTCGAGCCCTGCTTGCCCAGCTTGAGGAAGATCTCGCCGAGGCTGCCGTCGTCGTGTGCGCCGGAGGTCATGTAGCCCTCGGCGCCGGCAACGGTGAACGACGTGGTCCGGGCGGTCCGCGACTTGGGGAGACGCTTGCGGGTCGGGGCGTAGACGACCTTCTCCACGACCTTCTCCACGACCTCGGCCGCGGCGGCTCCGGCCGCTGCCTTGTCGGCCGCGTCCTTCTTCGCCTTGCCGCCGCCGTCGGCCAGCGGCTGACCCACCTTGCAGTTGTCGCGGTAGATCGCGGTGGCCTTCAGGCCGAGCTTCCACGACTCCAGGTAGATGGACTCGATGTCCTCGACCGTCGCGGACTCGGGAAGGTTGACGGTCTTGGAGATCGCACCGGAGAGGAACGGCTGGGTCGCCGCCATCATCTTCACGTGCCCCATCGGCTTCAGCGCACGCTCACCCATCGCGGTGTCGAAGACCTCGTAGTGCTCGGTCCTCAGGCCGGGGGCGTCGACGACGTGGCCGTGCTCGGCGATGTAGTCCACGATCGCCTCGACCTGCTCGGGCTGGTAGCCGAGCTTCTTCAGAGCGCGCGGGATGGTGCGGTTGACGATCTGCATCGAGCCGCCGCCGACGAGCTTCTTGAACTTCACCAGCGAGAAGTCGGGCTCGATGCCGGTGGTGTCGCAGTCCATCATGAAGCCGATGGTGCCGGTCGGGGCGAGCACCGAGGCCTGCGCGTTGCGGAAGCCGTTGACCTTGCCCAGCTCGATCACCTTGGCCCACTCCTCGGTGGCCAGCTTGTGCACGGTCGAGTCCGCGACGTGCATGGTGCGCACCTGGTCGTTGGCAGCCTGGTGCTTGCGCATCACCCGCTGGTGGGCCTCGGCGTTGCGGCTGTAGCCGTTGTACGGGCCGACCACCGCGGCGAGCTCGGCCGACCGGCGGTACGACGTACCGGTCATCAGCGACGTGATGGTGGCCGCCATCGAGCGACCGCCCTCGGAGTCGTAGCCGAGGCCCATCGCCATCAGCAGCGCACCCAGGTTGGCGTAGCCGATGCCGAGCTGGCGGTAGTCGACGGTGGTCTGGCCGATCGACTCGGTCGGGAAGTCGGCGAACGAGATCGAGATCTCCATCGCGGTGATGACGAACTCGACGGCCTTGCGGAAGGTGTCCGCGTCGAAGGTGTCGTCGTCGCGCAAGAACTTCAGCAGGTTGAGCGAGGCCAGGTTGCAGGAGGAGTTGTCCAGCGACATGTACTCCGAGCACGGGTTGGACGCGGTGATCCGACCGGTCTCCGGGTTGGTGTGCCAGTCGTTGATGGTGTCGTCGTACTGCAGACCCGGGTCGGCGCACTCCCAGGCGGCCTGGGAGATCTTCTTGAACAGGTCGCGAGCGTCGACGGTCTCGATCACCTCGCCGGTGCTGCGCGAGCGCAGGCCGAACTCGGCACCGTCCTCGACCGCCCGCATGAACTCGTCGCTGACCCGCACCGAGTTGTTGGCGTTCTGGTACTGCACGGAGGTGATGTCCTCGCCGCCGAGGTCCATGTCGAACCCGGCGTCGCGCAGCGCGCGGATCTTGTCCTCCTCACGCGCCTTCGTCATCACGAACTGCTCGATGTCGGGGTGGTCGACGTCCAGCACGACCATCTTCGCCGCGCGGCGGGTGGCGCCGCCGGACTTGATGGTGCCGGCCGAGGCGTCGGCGCCACGCATGAAGGAGACCGGGCCCGAGGCGGTGCCGCCGGAGGAGAGCAGCTCCTTGGACGAACGGATCCGGGAGAGGTTGAGGCCGGCGCCGGAGCCGCCCTTGAAGATGAACCCCTCCTCCTTGTACCAGTTCAGGATCGAGTCCATGGAGTCGTCGACCGAGAGGATGAAGCAGGCGGAGACCTGCTGCGGCGACCTGGTGCCGACGTTGAACCAGACCGGGGAGTTGAACGAGAAGTACTGGTGGACCAGCAGCCAGGTGAGCTCGTGCTCGAACACCTCGGCGTCCGCCGCGGAGCCGAAGTAACCGTTGTCCACACCTGCCTTGGTGTAGGTCTTCACCACACGGTCGATCAGGTCCTTGAGGCTGCTCTCACGCTGCGGCGTGCCGACCGCACCGCGGAAGTACTTCGTGGTGACGATGGTCGAGGCGTTCAGCGACCAGAAGTCGGGGAACTCCACACCGGTCTGCTCGAAGACGGTCTCGCCGGTCTTCCAGTTCTTCTGGACGACGTCGCGCCGCTCCCAGGTGATCTCGTCGTAGGGGTGCACGCCCTCGGTGCTGAAGACACGCTCGATCTTCAGGCCGCTGGACGCGCCGGTGTCGGCGGAGGTGTTCACCGTCTCGGTCATGGTCTGTTCGTACTCCCCTGGTTGGTGCGGCTGGTTGGGCGACTTGCGGGACGAATTGCGGTGGGTCGAATGGTGCGACGGGGCGGTCACCGGTGGCGGACCCGATGACTCCGAGTCTCCCCGGGTGCACCGACACTTTCGACCCGAGCGAGGGTGCCGGTGAGATGTTTTGGTGCCCGGCAGGCAGCTTCCCCACTACCTGCCGGGCAGCTTGTGGTCAGCCCGACCGCGACGCCAGTACGGCGGGATCGGGCTGGGCCGACTGCAGCGCATGATCGGCGCGCAGCACGGCGATCTCGGCCTCGAAGTCCTCGGCGGACTCGAAGCCACGGTAGACACTGGCGAACCGCAGGTAGGCGACCTCGTCCAGCGCTCTCAGCGGAGGCAGAATCGCCAGGCCCACTTCGTGAGCGGCGATCTCAGGACTCCCGGCCAGGCGCAGCTGGTGCTCGACCTCTTGACCCAGGCGAGCGAGAGCGTCCTCCGAGACGGGTCGCCCCTTGCACGCCTTGCGCACGCCGGAGACGGCCTTGTTGCGATCGAAGGGCTCCGTGGTGCCCGATCGCTTCAGCACGGTCAACTGCATCGCCTCGACGGTGGTGAACCGCTTCTCACACGCCTGGCACATCCGGCGCCGGCGGATCGACCCGCCGTCGTCGGCGACCCTGGAGTCGAGGACCTTGGTGTCGCAGTGCTTGCAGTACGGGCAGTGCACAGGGTCCTCCTCCCGGGGGCACGTCCAGCACGTCGATGACGGCCGGACACGGTGGTGGCGTGTGGAAAAACGAGGTGATGCTGTGGAGATCCAGTCGAGAACTGTGAGTACTCAGCACCCGTTCTGTGAACTAGATGTGGAGAACTACACCGCTGTAACTACTAGATGTAGTGGTAACCGTACGCCTGTGCCCCAAGCCATGCAACACCCGGGGGTAAAGACTTCTCGACCGACTCCCTCGCGCACTCGTTTGCGCAGGTCACCGCGGCGCCGGACGTTCCGGCGCGGGCCGGCGGAGGCGTGTCGCGAGCCGATCCGGTCGCCCCGGCTGGCGGGTTGCGGCAGACGCGCACCCACCGATCAGGGAGAATGAACCCGTGAGTGGGAAGCGCGCCGGCGATCGACAGCAGCGGAGGTTCCGCCC from Nocardioides sambongensis includes:
- a CDS encoding vitamin B12-dependent ribonucleotide reductase, which encodes MTETVNTSADTGASSGLKIERVFSTEGVHPYDEITWERRDVVQKNWKTGETVFEQTGVEFPDFWSLNASTIVTTKYFRGAVGTPQRESSLKDLIDRVVKTYTKAGVDNGYFGSAADAEVFEHELTWLLVHQYFSFNSPVWFNVGTRSPQQVSACFILSVDDSMDSILNWYKEEGFIFKGGSGAGLNLSRIRSSKELLSSGGTASGPVSFMRGADASAGTIKSGGATRRAAKMVVLDVDHPDIEQFVMTKAREEDKIRALRDAGFDMDLGGEDITSVQYQNANNSVRVSDEFMRAVEDGAEFGLRSRSTGEVIETVDARDLFKKISQAAWECADPGLQYDDTINDWHTNPETGRITASNPCSEYMSLDNSSCNLASLNLLKFLRDDDTFDADTFRKAVEFVITAMEISISFADFPTESIGQTTVDYRQLGIGYANLGALLMAMGLGYDSEGGRSMAATITSLMTGTSYRRSAELAAVVGPYNGYSRNAEAHQRVMRKHQAANDQVRTMHVADSTVHKLATEEWAKVIELGKVNGFRNAQASVLAPTGTIGFMMDCDTTGIEPDFSLVKFKKLVGGGSMQIVNRTIPRALKKLGYQPEQVEAIVDYIAEHGHVVDAPGLRTEHYEVFDTAMGERALKPMGHVKMMAATQPFLSGAISKTVNLPESATVEDIESIYLESWKLGLKATAIYRDNCKVGQPLADGGGKAKKDAADKAAAGAAAAEVVEKVVEKVVYAPTRKRLPKSRTARTTSFTVAGAEGYMTSGAHDDGSLGEIFLKLGKQGSTLAGVMDAFSIAVSIGLQYGVPLETYVSKFTNLRFEPAGLTDDPDVRMSQSIMDYVFRRLALDYLPFDERAALGIYSAEERQRHLETGSYEPVEETGAASELLEAAPTAKGTPAPAESAQPAAPAEVVDESDDGEDLLAGAPQVARTTAELLEKISGHAVDSPLCMTCGTKMRPAGSCYVCEGCGSTSGCS
- the nrdR gene encoding transcriptional regulator NrdR: MHCPYCKHCDTKVLDSRVADDGGSIRRRRMCQACEKRFTTVEAMQLTVLKRSGTTEPFDRNKAVSGVRKACKGRPVSEDALARLGQEVEHQLRLAGSPEIAAHEVGLAILPPLRALDEVAYLRFASVYRGFESAEDFEAEIAVLRADHALQSAQPDPAVLASRSG